From the genome of Desulfovibrio porci, one region includes:
- the fdnG gene encoding formate dehydrogenase-N subunit alpha, with amino-acid sequence MQFSRRGFIKLGAGATAALAFSGLGVSLTPVTAAAQDAKLKWTKQTTSVCCYCAVGCGLLVSTSAEGHPDGPGKAINVEGNPDHPINDGSLCAKGASTFQLASNKDRPKKPLYRAPGATEWKEVEWSWALPEIAKRVKATRDATFTEKNAAGQVVNRTEAIASLGSAALDNEECWALQAMQRALGLVYIEHQARLUHSSTVKALAESFGRGAMTNHWNDLANSDCVLIMGSNAAENHPISFKWVLRAKDRGATLIHVDPRFTRTSGQCHHHVGLRPGSDIAFLGGMIKYILDNKLYFEEYVRDYTNAPLVVNKNYGFKNGLFAGFDADKGAYDKKAWAFELDDKGVPVRDTSFKNPRCVLNLLREHYKRYTVAAVAKATGTPAEDLETVYKAFAATGRPDKAGTILYAMGWTQHTYGVQNIRTMSMVQLLLGNIGVSGGGVNALRGESNVQGSTDHGLLSSSFPGYLPGPTSAQAGLADYNAATPKSADPMSVNWWQNRPKYMASLIKSFFPALSPEEGYALLPRVDAGKSLLDYYWQSIFHKMGEGEVKGLFAWGMNPACSGPNSNKHRQAMTKLDWLVNVNLFDNETGSFWRGPGMDPSQIKTEVFLLPCAVSIEKEGSVSNSGRWIQWRYAGPKPWGETKPDGDIMLELMEEIRKLYQQGGVFPEPVLQLDIDGWKEGHAFSPAKVAKIMNGYFTRDVKIGDKEYKAGEQVPNFVVLQADGSTASGNWLHSGAWTQKGNMMARQEHSQTEAQARIGLFPNWSFAWPANRRIIYNRASVDKNGRPWNPDKAVIAWDGKAWVGDIVDGGGGPGAKHPFIMQKDGFGAIYGPGCADGPFPEYYEPAESPFDGHDFSSQARSPVYYKAPGEQLAVNDARYPYIGTTYRVTEHWQTGLMTRRVPWLTEAEPQNFAEMDPVLAKAKGIKNGDKVVLSSRRGRIECVAMVTPRLKPYTANGKTVHVIGTSWHFGWLVPEDGGDAANLLTAMVGDPNTGIPESKAFMVNIEKKAG; translated from the coding sequence ATGCAATTTTCGCGCAGAGGCTTTATAAAGCTTGGCGCGGGCGCCACCGCCGCTCTGGCTTTCAGCGGTCTGGGCGTCAGCCTGACTCCTGTGACCGCGGCGGCGCAGGACGCCAAGCTGAAATGGACCAAACAGACCACCTCGGTCTGTTGCTATTGCGCCGTTGGTTGCGGCCTGCTGGTCAGCACCAGCGCCGAAGGCCATCCCGACGGTCCGGGCAAGGCCATCAACGTGGAAGGCAATCCCGACCATCCCATCAATGATGGCAGCCTGTGCGCCAAGGGCGCGTCCACCTTCCAGTTGGCCTCCAACAAGGACCGCCCCAAAAAACCGCTGTACCGCGCTCCCGGCGCCACGGAATGGAAAGAAGTGGAATGGAGCTGGGCTCTGCCGGAGATCGCCAAGCGCGTCAAGGCCACCCGCGACGCCACTTTTACGGAGAAAAACGCGGCCGGTCAGGTGGTCAACCGTACCGAGGCCATCGCCTCACTGGGTTCCGCCGCTCTGGACAATGAGGAATGCTGGGCCTTGCAGGCCATGCAGCGCGCTTTGGGCCTGGTGTATATCGAGCACCAGGCGCGTCTCTGACACAGCTCCACTGTTAAGGCTCTGGCAGAGTCTTTCGGACGCGGCGCGATGACCAATCACTGGAACGATCTGGCCAATAGTGATTGTGTGTTGATCATGGGCAGCAATGCCGCTGAAAACCATCCCATTTCCTTTAAATGGGTGTTGCGCGCCAAAGACAGGGGCGCCACGCTCATCCATGTGGACCCGCGCTTTACGCGCACTTCGGGCCAGTGCCACCACCATGTGGGCCTGCGCCCCGGCTCGGACATCGCCTTTCTGGGCGGGATGATCAAGTATATCCTCGACAACAAGCTTTATTTCGAGGAATACGTGCGTGACTACACCAACGCCCCTCTGGTGGTGAACAAGAACTACGGCTTCAAAAACGGCCTGTTTGCGGGTTTTGACGCCGACAAAGGCGCGTACGACAAAAAAGCCTGGGCCTTTGAGCTGGACGACAAAGGCGTGCCCGTGCGCGACACCAGCTTCAAGAATCCGCGTTGCGTGCTCAACCTGCTGCGCGAGCATTACAAACGCTACACTGTCGCCGCCGTGGCCAAGGCCACGGGCACCCCGGCCGAGGATCTGGAAACCGTCTACAAGGCCTTTGCCGCCACCGGCAGGCCCGACAAGGCAGGCACCATCCTTTACGCCATGGGCTGGACCCAGCACACTTACGGCGTGCAGAACATCCGCACCATGTCCATGGTCCAGCTGCTGCTGGGCAACATCGGCGTGTCCGGCGGCGGCGTCAACGCCCTGCGTGGCGAATCCAACGTGCAGGGTTCCACGGACCACGGCCTGCTCTCCTCCAGTTTCCCCGGTTATCTGCCCGGACCCACCAGCGCCCAGGCCGGACTGGCGGACTACAACGCCGCCACGCCCAAGTCCGCCGACCCCATGAGCGTGAACTGGTGGCAGAACCGGCCCAAGTACATGGCCAGTCTGATCAAATCCTTCTTCCCGGCGCTTTCGCCCGAAGAGGGCTACGCCCTGCTGCCGCGCGTGGACGCGGGCAAGTCCCTGCTGGACTACTACTGGCAGTCCATCTTTCATAAGATGGGCGAGGGCGAGGTCAAAGGCCTGTTCGCCTGGGGCATGAATCCGGCCTGCTCCGGACCCAACTCCAACAAACACCGCCAGGCCATGACCAAACTGGACTGGCTGGTCAACGTCAACCTTTTCGACAATGAGACCGGCTCGTTCTGGCGCGGTCCCGGCATGGACCCGAGCCAGATCAAGACCGAGGTCTTTCTGCTGCCCTGTGCCGTCTCCATTGAGAAGGAAGGCTCGGTAAGCAATTCCGGCCGCTGGATCCAGTGGCGCTACGCCGGACCCAAACCCTGGGGCGAAACCAAGCCCGACGGCGACATCATGCTGGAACTCATGGAAGAGATCCGCAAGCTTTACCAACAGGGCGGCGTCTTCCCCGAGCCTGTGCTGCAACTGGACATCGACGGCTGGAAGGAAGGTCATGCCTTCAGCCCGGCCAAAGTGGCCAAAATCATGAACGGCTACTTCACCCGCGACGTGAAGATCGGCGACAAGGAATACAAGGCCGGGGAACAGGTGCCCAACTTCGTGGTGCTTCAGGCCGACGGTTCCACCGCCAGCGGCAACTGGCTGCATTCCGGCGCGTGGACCCAGAAGGGCAATATGATGGCCCGGCAGGAGCACAGCCAGACGGAGGCCCAGGCCCGCATCGGCCTGTTCCCCAACTGGTCCTTCGCCTGGCCCGCCAACCGCCGCATCATCTACAACCGCGCCTCGGTGGACAAAAACGGCCGCCCCTGGAATCCGGACAAGGCGGTCATCGCCTGGGACGGCAAGGCCTGGGTGGGCGACATCGTGGACGGCGGCGGCGGTCCGGGAGCCAAGCATCCCTTCATCATGCAAAAGGACGGCTTCGGCGCCATTTACGGGCCGGGCTGCGCCGACGGGCCTTTCCCCGAATACTACGAACCGGCGGAATCCCCCTTCGACGGGCACGACTTCTCGTCGCAGGCGCGCAGCCCGGTCTATTACAAGGCTCCGGGCGAGCAGCTTGCCGTGAATGACGCCCGCTACCCCTATATCGGCACCACCTACCGGGTGACCGAACACTGGCAGACCGGCCTGATGACCCGTCGCGTGCCCTGGCTCACCGAGGCCGAACCGCAGAACTTCGCGGAGATGGACCCGGTGCTGGCCAAGGCCAAGGGCATCAAGAACGGCGACAAGGTCGTGCTGAGCAGCCGGCGCGGGCGGATTGAATGCGTGGCCATGGTTACGCCGCGCCTGAAGCCGTATACCGCCAACGGCAAGACCGTGCACGTCATCGGCACGTCCTGGCATTTCGGCTGGCTGGTTCCGGAAGACGGCGGCGACGCCGCCAACCTGCTCACCGCCATGGTGGGCGACCCGAACACGGGCATTCCGGAAAGCAAGGCCTTTATGGTCAACATTGAAAAGAAGGCGGGCTAG
- a CDS encoding 4Fe-4S dicluster domain-containing protein: MGKMFFVDLTRCTACRGCQIACKQWKNLPAEKTRNSGSHQNPPDLSAQTIRLVRFKETADKDGKVGWNFFPEQCRHCLTPVCVDVADMAVPGAMLRDEETGAVLATEKTATLSPEDVKAVSEACPYNIPRHDAASGRIVKCDMCIDRVREGLAPACVTSCPTGCMNFGDEEEIRELARKRLEEVQKDCPGAVLGDTDLVRVIYLFKDAPAEYYDYAVADASRTMLARAGQTRPARNVSRRDLFQRVLRG, translated from the coding sequence ATGGGCAAGATGTTCTTTGTGGATTTGACGCGCTGCACAGCCTGTCGCGGTTGTCAGATCGCCTGCAAGCAATGGAAAAACCTGCCCGCTGAAAAAACCCGCAACAGCGGCTCCCACCAGAATCCGCCGGACCTCTCGGCTCAGACCATCAGGCTGGTGCGTTTCAAGGAGACGGCGGACAAGGACGGCAAGGTGGGCTGGAACTTCTTTCCCGAGCAGTGCCGCCACTGCCTGACGCCCGTGTGTGTGGACGTGGCGGATATGGCCGTGCCCGGCGCAATGCTGCGGGACGAGGAAACCGGAGCGGTGCTGGCCACGGAAAAGACAGCCACGCTCAGCCCCGAGGACGTGAAAGCCGTCTCCGAGGCCTGTCCCTATAATATTCCGCGCCATGACGCCGCCTCGGGACGCATCGTCAAGTGCGACATGTGCATTGATCGTGTCAGGGAGGGCCTCGCGCCCGCCTGTGTGACCTCCTGCCCTACAGGTTGCATGAACTTCGGCGACGAGGAGGAAATCCGCGAACTGGCCCGAAAACGGCTGGAAGAAGTCCAAAAGGACTGCCCCGGCGCCGTCCTCGGCGATACGGACCTCGTGCGCGTGATTTACCTCTTCAAGGACGCCCCTGCCGAATATTACGATTATGCCGTGGCCGACGCCTCGCGGACCATGCTGGCCCGCGCCGGGCAAACGCGGCCCGCCCGGAACGTCTCCCGCCGGGATTTGTTCCAGCGCGTGCTGCGCGGCTAG
- a CDS encoding aldo/keto reductase → MVESISATVRLNDGADMPGFGFGCYKASGPELALAVREAVACGYRYIDTAAYYHNEDTVGEALRHSGLARETLFVLSKIWPTDFDEPVRALDRSLKLLGLDYLDGYLLHWPGLDSARRLRAFEQLLRRKEEGKIRVLGVSNFLEEQLSELRDVFGFWPAINQIEVHPLFSQAALCRFCARCGIQVVSWSPLGRGREMENPAVRGLAADLGKTPAQILLRWHLEKGLLPIPKSVHAERVRENAAVFDFRLTPEQVAVLDGIELPDCRGRMGPDPLSYPR, encoded by the coding sequence ATGGTCGAAAGTATTTCCGCCACAGTGCGGCTGAATGACGGTGCGGATATGCCCGGTTTCGGCTTCGGCTGCTACAAGGCCTCGGGGCCGGAGCTGGCGCTAGCCGTGCGTGAGGCCGTGGCCTGCGGTTACCGCTATATCGATACGGCCGCCTACTACCACAATGAAGACACTGTGGGCGAGGCCCTGCGGCACAGCGGGCTTGCGCGTGAAACGCTGTTCGTGCTTTCCAAGATATGGCCCACGGATTTTGACGAGCCGGTGCGCGCTCTGGACCGGAGCCTCAAACTGCTGGGCCTGGACTATCTGGACGGTTATCTGCTGCATTGGCCGGGCCTGGACAGCGCGCGGCGGTTGCGCGCGTTTGAACAATTGCTGCGCCGGAAGGAAGAGGGCAAAATCCGCGTGCTGGGCGTCTCCAATTTTCTGGAGGAGCAGCTCAGCGAACTGCGCGACGTTTTCGGCTTCTGGCCCGCGATAAATCAGATTGAGGTCCATCCGCTGTTCAGCCAGGCGGCGCTCTGCCGTTTTTGCGCCCGGTGCGGCATTCAGGTCGTTTCCTGGAGTCCGCTGGGCCGGGGCCGGGAGATGGAGAATCCCGCCGTGCGCGGGCTGGCCGCCGACCTCGGCAAAACTCCGGCCCAGATTCTGCTGCGCTGGCATCTGGAAAAGGGCTTGCTGCCCATTCCCAAATCGGTTCATGCCGAACGGGTCAGGGAAAATGCCGCGGTCTTCGATTTCCGGCTCACGCCGGAACAGGTGGCGGTTCTGGACGGGATTGAGCTGCCGGACTGCCGGGGCCGCATGGGGCCGGACCCGCTGAGCTACCCGCGCTGA
- a CDS encoding metal ABC transporter substrate-binding protein, with protein MSVQFDAPDHDVRPASFSAILTVLAVLAGFFFILPSLPVQAAPNAQGRPAELRVLATTFPVYLFTRNVTQSRPYVRVDLLVPAQSGCPHDFAPSPHDLQKLAQAQVLVMNGLGLENFLTASLKKINAQVTIIDSSAGIAPLPLPQGMLPSSHAGHGHGAVNPHLFAGPQQAAAMVYNIAKGLARVDPEGAAAYRAAAEAYAARLLSVGRRLAAVGAGAPRKGIVLQHDALAYLAHDAGLDVVDVIQESEDVQPSAARIMALVRRVREEKPVLIVSEPQYSDKPALTLARETGVPAASLDPVASGPADAPLSYYEAVMAANCQILERYFDQR; from the coding sequence ATGTCCGTACAATTTGACGCGCCGGATCACGATGTCCGTCCGGCCTCTTTTTCGGCAATTCTGACCGTTCTGGCTGTGCTGGCCGGATTTTTTTTCATCCTGCCCTCCCTGCCGGTTCAGGCCGCGCCTAACGCGCAGGGCCGCCCCGCCGAGCTGCGCGTGCTGGCGACCACTTTTCCCGTCTACCTGTTCACCCGCAACGTGACCCAGAGCCGACCCTATGTGCGGGTGGACCTGCTGGTCCCGGCCCAGAGCGGCTGCCCCCACGACTTTGCGCCCAGCCCCCACGACCTGCAAAAACTGGCTCAGGCTCAGGTGTTGGTGATGAATGGTCTGGGGCTGGAAAATTTCCTGACCGCATCTCTAAAAAAAATCAACGCCCAAGTCACGATTATCGACAGCAGCGCGGGCATCGCCCCCTTGCCTCTGCCGCAGGGTATGCTGCCGTCCTCGCACGCCGGCCACGGCCACGGGGCCGTCAATCCGCATCTCTTCGCCGGTCCGCAACAGGCCGCGGCCATGGTCTACAATATTGCCAAGGGGCTGGCCCGGGTTGACCCGGAAGGAGCCGCCGCCTACCGCGCCGCCGCCGAGGCCTATGCCGCGCGCCTGCTTTCCGTGGGCCGCCGCCTCGCCGCCGTGGGGGCGGGCGCGCCCCGCAAGGGCATTGTCCTGCAACATGACGCTCTGGCCTATCTGGCGCATGACGCGGGCCTGGATGTCGTGGACGTGATTCAGGAAAGCGAAGACGTCCAGCCCTCGGCGGCCCGGATCATGGCGCTGGTCCGGCGCGTCCGCGAGGAAAAGCCCGTACTCATCGTCAGCGAACCGCAGTATTCGGACAAGCCCGCCCTGACCCTCGCGCGCGAAACCGGCGTGCCCGCGGCGAGTCTCGATCCTGTGGCCTCGGGCCCGGCGGACGCTCCCCTGAGTTATTATGAAGCGGTCATGGCCGCCAACTGCCAAATCCTTGAGCGTTATTTTGACCAGCGCTGA
- a CDS encoding metal ABC transporter ATP-binding protein, whose product MTSAEDAAPAIVFERLSVRRGRNEILEDISAAVPRGGSTVLVGPNGAGKTTLLLCLIGEVPYTGRILAEGRDGAPWPRLGYVPQQLQMDGGLPLLVSEFLSLERQRRPLWLGLKAGARARARRLLDLVRAGHLENRRMGDLSGGELRRVLLAAALGHEPELLVLDEPEAGVDFQGERLFWEVLDTARREYGFTQLMVSHNLPLAAHYATHVICLNKSVRAEGPPRTTLTAATLLDLFGVPIHLYPDQCGGADPACPQCGAWFGPDHPPSDHPPAQIPGRQPEGLKPLPCQGCALHMPAALPENIVRGKSHG is encoded by the coding sequence TTGACCAGCGCTGAAGACGCCGCCCCGGCCATTGTCTTCGAGCGCTTGAGCGTGCGCCGGGGCCGCAATGAAATCCTTGAGGATATCAGCGCCGCAGTGCCGCGCGGCGGCAGCACTGTGCTGGTGGGACCCAACGGCGCGGGCAAAACCACCTTGCTGCTCTGTCTCATCGGCGAAGTCCCTTATACCGGGCGCATTCTGGCCGAAGGCCGCGACGGCGCGCCCTGGCCGCGCCTGGGCTATGTACCCCAGCAATTGCAGATGGACGGCGGCCTGCCGCTGCTGGTCAGCGAATTTCTGTCGCTGGAACGCCAGCGCCGTCCGCTCTGGCTGGGCCTGAAAGCCGGGGCGCGTGCCCGGGCGCGCCGACTGCTGGATCTGGTGCGGGCCGGGCACCTGGAAAACCGCCGCATGGGCGATCTTTCCGGCGGCGAGCTGCGGCGGGTGCTGCTGGCTGCGGCGCTGGGACATGAACCGGAACTGCTGGTGCTGGACGAGCCGGAAGCGGGCGTGGACTTTCAGGGCGAACGCCTGTTCTGGGAAGTGCTGGACACGGCCCGGCGCGAATACGGCTTTACCCAGCTCATGGTCAGCCACAATCTGCCTCTGGCGGCGCACTACGCCACGCACGTGATCTGTCTGAACAAATCCGTGCGCGCCGAAGGGCCGCCGCGAACCACCCTGACCGCCGCCACCCTGCTGGATCTCTTCGGCGTGCCCATCCATCTCTATCCTGACCAGTGCGGCGGCGCGGACCCGGCCTGCCCCCAATGCGGAGCATGGTTCGGCCCGGATCATCCGCCGTCGGATCATCCGCCCGCTCAAATCCCCGGCCGCCAGCCGGAGGGCCTGAAGCCCCTGCCCTGCCAGGGCTGCGCGTTGCACATGCCCGCCGCCCTGCCGGAGAACATCGTCCGGGGAAAGAGCCATGGTTGA
- a CDS encoding metal ABC transporter permease yields the protein MVDFSPLYALIGLLPLDCLQPRFMQQALLGLLLLTPMAAVLGVQVINFRMAFFSDAIGHSAFAGVALGLILSVNPRLSMPLFGVLVGLAVMAVRRKSNLSADTAIGIVFSAVVAFGLAVVSRAGGVARDMQQFLYGDILTISEGEIAFLALLFPAILLFQAVGYNRLLAIALNPVMARVHGVRVALWQYVFAGLLALVVMFSVWAVGVLLVTAMLIVPAATARNLARTAGGMFWWALLAGVSSGFAGLTLSAQDWLATAGGATIILVSCCWFAASCAWTALRGHRRA from the coding sequence ATGGTTGATTTTTCCCCGCTCTACGCGCTTATCGGCCTGCTGCCACTGGACTGCCTCCAGCCGCGCTTCATGCAGCAGGCGCTGCTGGGGCTGTTGCTGCTCACGCCCATGGCCGCCGTGCTGGGCGTGCAGGTCATCAACTTCCGCATGGCCTTTTTTTCCGACGCCATCGGGCACTCGGCCTTTGCCGGGGTGGCGCTGGGCCTGATCCTGTCCGTGAATCCCCGGCTTTCCATGCCGCTTTTCGGCGTCCTGGTGGGGCTGGCGGTCATGGCCGTGCGCCGCAAAAGCAATCTTTCGGCGGATACGGCCATCGGCATCGTCTTTTCGGCGGTAGTGGCCTTCGGTCTGGCCGTGGTCAGCCGCGCCGGCGGCGTGGCCAGGGACATGCAGCAATTCCTTTACGGCGACATCCTGACCATCAGCGAAGGCGAAATCGCCTTCCTGGCCCTGCTTTTTCCGGCCATACTGCTCTTTCAGGCCGTGGGTTACAACCGTCTGCTGGCCATCGCCCTCAATCCGGTCATGGCCCGCGTGCACGGGGTACGCGTGGCCCTCTGGCAATACGTCTTCGCGGGCCTGCTGGCCCTGGTAGTCATGTTTTCGGTCTGGGCCGTGGGCGTGCTGCTGGTCACGGCCATGCTTATCGTACCGGCGGCCACCGCTCGTAATCTGGCCCGCACAGCCGGCGGCATGTTCTGGTGGGCGCTGCTGGCGGGCGTCAGCTCCGGCTTCGCCGGACTCACCCTCTCCGCCCAGGATTGGCTGGCTACTGCTGGCGGGGCCACCATCATTCTGGTTTCCTGCTGCTGGTTCGCGGCAAGCTGCGCATGGACCGCACTGCGCGGACACCGGCGGGCCTGA
- a CDS encoding DUF1848 domain-containing protein, whose product MDRTARTPAGLTIPNAMSPWPVVRIAAAQGPRQAVAPLVVSASRATDIPAFHVRWLLERLRAGYCLWRNPFNAGQEQYISFARCKCLIFWSKNPLPLLPRLPEIDDLGFKYYFQFTLNNYEPERLEPGLPPLEQRLETFCRLSEQLGRERVIWRWDPLLLAAALPTEALLERLDAVGRRLSPLTDKLVISFLDIYEKIRGRLAAHAAAPRAPLETETSALAQGLARCNAAWPHPLRLGTCAEAADLSAWGIAHNACADPALISRLCPEDADVQRLCGLDPAQARLLPAAPRKAAKDPSRRKHCQCLPAKDIGAYSTCPHACVYCYANQSQNVVRARLRARKPGTESLI is encoded by the coding sequence ATGGACCGCACTGCGCGGACACCGGCGGGCCTGACCATCCCCAACGCCATGTCTCCCTGGCCTGTCGTCCGTATCGCCGCCGCCCAAGGGCCGCGCCAGGCCGTGGCTCCTCTGGTCGTTTCGGCCAGCCGGGCCACGGACATCCCGGCTTTTCACGTCCGCTGGCTTCTGGAGCGGCTGCGCGCCGGGTATTGCCTCTGGCGCAACCCGTTCAACGCTGGGCAGGAACAATATATCTCCTTCGCACGCTGCAAGTGCCTGATCTTCTGGAGCAAAAATCCTCTGCCGCTGTTGCCGCGCCTGCCGGAAATCGACGATCTCGGCTTCAAGTATTACTTTCAGTTTACGCTCAACAATTATGAGCCGGAAAGACTGGAGCCTGGCCTGCCGCCGCTGGAACAACGCCTGGAAACCTTCTGCCGCCTCTCGGAACAGCTGGGGCGCGAGCGGGTGATCTGGCGCTGGGACCCGCTGCTTCTGGCCGCGGCTCTGCCGACGGAAGCCCTGCTGGAACGGCTGGACGCCGTGGGCCGTCGGCTCAGCCCGTTGACGGACAAGCTGGTCATCAGTTTTCTGGATATCTACGAGAAAATCAGAGGCCGTCTGGCCGCCCACGCCGCCGCGCCGCGCGCGCCTCTGGAAACGGAGACGTCGGCGCTGGCCCAGGGGCTGGCCCGCTGTAACGCCGCCTGGCCGCATCCTTTGCGGCTGGGCACCTGCGCCGAGGCCGCGGACCTTTCGGCCTGGGGCATCGCGCACAATGCCTGCGCCGACCCGGCCCTGATCAGCCGCCTCTGCCCGGAGGATGCCGACGTCCAGCGCCTCTGCGGCCTGGACCCGGCACAGGCGCGGCTCTTGCCCGCGGCCCCGCGCAAGGCCGCCAAAGATCCCAGCCGCCGCAAGCACTGCCAATGCCTGCCCGCCAAAGACATCGGCGCGTACAGCACCTGCCCCCACGCCTGCGTCTATTGCTACGCCAACCAATCCCAAAACGTGGTCCGGGCCCGCCTGCGGGCGCGAAAACCGGGTACGGAAAGCCTGATCTGA